One window from the genome of Gimesia aquarii encodes:
- a CDS encoding PSD1 and planctomycete cytochrome C domain-containing protein, producing MIERNRIQQLISLMVFVVLFCLENSLFAAEATKSSAKQIEFFELHIRPVLIEKCADCHTGDEDAESALAISSRSALIKGGDFGPAIVPGKPEQSLLYQSIQRTHKELKMPPDVDEKLNKATIQHFKRWIEWGAPWPEEKTKPLTKSQAKKTQSLTTSHWCFLTRQAIAPPEVNNPQWSRSPIDRFIYSRLQKEKLTPAHLASRRILIRRASFDLTGLPPTPEEVQEFLDDPDTDLHAFSKVIDRLLASPAYGERWGRHWLDVARYADTQGDVGDFPIPGAYLYRNWVIDAFNTDLPYDKFLQAQLAGDILAKRENDPQRARQLKIATGFIALSRRFGNTRFEDQHLTIDDTIDTIGRGIMGVTLKCARCHDHKFDPMLATDYYGLYGIFESTLYPTMGASNSPSPTQLVSAENNPESQQKINAYWDLLSHYQHQIRNHFRPWLKPTLKEYAEVAKKIKSAKKEDQSNEKLEARRQKLLASHKGKFRELMEHGLPWLKQEKARLVKQPPAEMLYAVIDGKPHHAKLHRRGNPSNPGEVVPRQFINVISKTKPHLDQKQSGREELANWITDPAHPLTARVIVNRLWYYHFGQGLVKTVDNLGVLGAAPSHPQLLDYLANQLIEQGWSLKALHRQMLLSRAYRLDSKDILENSKRDPENVFLWKFTRKRLDAESIRDAMLFVSGELDRQPGGPHPFKPWHKKGYSLNGPFHEVFSSKKRSVYLMTQRLYKHPFLGLFNGPDTNETTGTRKNANIPTQALFLMNSPFVPKLAEAFARRILQTETTEEKQIKAACQIAFSRNPTPTEKAEFSQTLDAYRRQLLKEQSKRSAEVNEAAWTGLCKVLLTTNEFFFID from the coding sequence ATGATTGAGCGCAATCGAATTCAACAACTCATTTCACTAATGGTTTTCGTAGTTTTATTCTGCCTGGAAAATTCCCTCTTCGCTGCCGAAGCAACAAAATCATCCGCTAAACAAATCGAATTCTTTGAACTCCATATTCGTCCTGTATTGATTGAGAAATGTGCCGATTGCCATACAGGCGACGAAGACGCGGAAAGCGCATTGGCAATCAGTTCCCGATCTGCCTTAATCAAAGGCGGCGATTTCGGCCCGGCGATTGTCCCAGGAAAGCCGGAACAGAGCCTCTTGTATCAATCCATTCAACGGACGCATAAAGAACTGAAAATGCCCCCTGATGTGGATGAGAAATTAAACAAAGCAACCATCCAACATTTCAAACGTTGGATCGAATGGGGTGCCCCCTGGCCTGAAGAGAAAACAAAACCCCTCACTAAATCTCAAGCAAAGAAAACACAGTCTCTAACAACATCACACTGGTGCTTTCTTACACGTCAAGCGATCGCACCGCCTGAAGTCAACAATCCCCAGTGGTCCCGGTCACCCATTGATCGATTTATCTACAGCCGTCTACAGAAAGAAAAGCTCACACCCGCACATTTAGCATCGCGGCGTATCTTAATCAGGCGGGCCTCCTTCGATTTGACAGGCCTACCCCCGACTCCAGAAGAAGTGCAGGAGTTCCTCGATGATCCCGATACTGATCTTCATGCGTTTTCCAAAGTTATCGATCGCCTGTTAGCCTCCCCCGCTTACGGGGAGCGATGGGGCCGTCATTGGCTGGACGTCGCAAGATATGCGGACACCCAGGGAGATGTCGGAGACTTTCCCATACCGGGTGCCTATTTATATCGAAACTGGGTCATTGATGCGTTTAATACGGATCTTCCTTATGACAAGTTCCTTCAGGCGCAACTTGCCGGAGACATCCTGGCGAAACGTGAAAATGATCCCCAGCGCGCACGTCAACTCAAAATTGCCACCGGTTTTATTGCCCTCTCCCGCCGGTTCGGCAATACACGATTTGAAGATCAGCATCTGACCATCGATGATACCATCGACACCATCGGTCGTGGCATCATGGGAGTTACATTAAAGTGTGCCCGCTGCCATGATCATAAATTCGATCCGATGCTGGCTACGGACTATTACGGTTTATATGGCATTTTTGAAAGCACACTCTACCCGACGATGGGCGCTTCGAATTCCCCTTCACCAACACAACTGGTCTCAGCGGAAAACAACCCGGAGTCACAACAAAAAATCAATGCCTACTGGGATCTCCTGAGTCACTATCAACATCAAATTCGAAACCATTTCCGCCCCTGGTTGAAGCCGACTCTCAAAGAGTATGCGGAAGTCGCTAAAAAAATCAAATCCGCGAAAAAAGAGGACCAATCCAATGAGAAGTTAGAAGCACGGCGTCAAAAGCTTCTGGCTTCTCACAAAGGGAAATTCCGGGAACTGATGGAACATGGTTTACCCTGGCTCAAACAGGAAAAGGCCCGACTGGTTAAACAACCTCCCGCAGAAATGTTGTATGCGGTCATCGATGGTAAACCTCACCACGCGAAGCTGCACCGTCGTGGCAACCCCAGCAACCCGGGAGAGGTGGTACCGCGCCAATTCATTAATGTGATTTCCAAAACAAAGCCCCATTTAGATCAAAAACAATCAGGTCGAGAAGAACTGGCAAACTGGATTACCGATCCAGCCCACCCCTTAACGGCCCGCGTGATTGTCAATCGGCTCTGGTATTATCACTTCGGACAGGGGCTTGTGAAAACCGTCGATAATCTCGGAGTCCTGGGCGCAGCTCCCTCTCATCCTCAATTGTTGGATTATCTGGCCAATCAACTCATTGAACAGGGGTGGTCCTTGAAAGCACTCCATCGTCAGATGCTATTAAGCCGCGCTTATCGATTAGATAGCAAAGACATCCTCGAAAACAGCAAACGAGATCCGGAAAATGTGTTTCTCTGGAAGTTCACCCGTAAGCGCCTCGATGCCGAGTCGATTCGAGATGCCATGCTGTTTGTGTCAGGAGAATTGGACCGTCAACCAGGAGGACCGCATCCTTTCAAACCCTGGCATAAGAAAGGGTATAGTCTGAATGGGCCCTTTCATGAGGTTTTTTCATCAAAAAAACGTAGCGTCTATCTGATGACGCAGCGATTATACAAACATCCGTTCCTTGGCTTGTTTAATGGTCCTGACACAAATGAAACCACTGGCACCCGCAAGAACGCCAACATTCCCACACAGGCACTGTTTCTGATGAACTCTCCATTTGTTCCCAAACTGGCAGAAGCATTTGCCAGACGAATTTTACAGACAGAAACAACGGAAGAAAAACAGATCAAAGCAGCCTGCCAGATCGCTTTTTCCAGAAACCCAACACCCACAGAAAAGGCCGAATTTTCGCAAACTCTCGACGCTTATCGCAGGCAACTACTAAAGGAACAATCAAAACGGTCTGCAGAAGTGAATGAGGCGGCATGGACCGGATTATGCAAAGTACTGCTCACGACTAATGAGTTCTTTTTCATCGACTAA
- a CDS encoding DUF1501 domain-containing protein, producing MQDPTFINRRNLLQAGLGTTAGLLLPSPLPAKLSTPHHRPQAKHVIMLYMSGGYSHVDTFDPKPELTKRHDQSIGEEEKAAVSGQPIVKRFLKAPLWKFRPNRECGTEVSDLFPHLRKVMHETALIRSMNSDHRDHGEATLQLHTGSTTTAMPGLGAWLSYGLKSFNTNLPSHIVISEHRPYNGPQLWDANFLPAVNSGVRVVPGDEPIPFLKSPTSYERQQLELSLLTKMNQRHLKHRMHDAQLAGRVASFTAAAGLQQQAPEALDLSKETKETLKLYGAERGDQSSYASQCIMARRLVERGVRFVEIIDAIGACRDNWDAAHRDIASHEKYARRVDQPIAALIKDLKQRGLLEDTLLVFCTEFGRSPWAQDGKGTKSRTHHPNAFSCWLAGGSVRGGAVYGETDDIGNYVVKDMVHVHDFHATILHIMGLDHEKLTYRHAGRDFRLTDVHGHVVQKILKA from the coding sequence ATGCAAGACCCCACATTCATCAATCGCAGAAACCTGCTGCAAGCGGGACTCGGAACAACGGCGGGGCTTTTACTACCATCTCCGCTGCCAGCCAAACTTTCGACTCCGCATCATCGCCCGCAGGCCAAGCATGTGATTATGCTCTATATGTCGGGCGGTTACTCTCATGTCGATACATTCGATCCTAAACCCGAATTGACAAAACGGCACGATCAATCGATCGGTGAAGAAGAAAAAGCTGCTGTCTCCGGACAACCGATTGTGAAACGTTTTCTCAAAGCCCCTCTATGGAAGTTTCGTCCCAATCGAGAATGTGGCACTGAAGTCAGTGACCTCTTTCCTCATCTTCGCAAGGTGATGCACGAAACTGCCTTAATTCGCTCCATGAATAGTGATCACCGGGACCATGGTGAAGCCACACTGCAACTTCATACCGGCAGTACCACCACGGCCATGCCCGGATTAGGCGCCTGGTTGAGTTACGGGCTAAAATCTTTTAACACAAATCTACCCTCGCATATTGTGATTTCGGAACACCGCCCTTATAACGGTCCTCAATTGTGGGACGCCAACTTTTTACCAGCGGTTAATAGTGGTGTGCGTGTCGTTCCCGGCGATGAACCGATTCCCTTTCTCAAATCTCCCACTTCATATGAGAGACAACAACTGGAACTTTCATTGTTGACAAAAATGAATCAACGTCATTTAAAACACCGCATGCACGATGCACAATTAGCGGGAAGAGTCGCCTCCTTTACTGCCGCTGCAGGTCTCCAACAACAGGCACCAGAGGCACTCGACTTATCGAAAGAAACGAAGGAAACGTTAAAACTTTATGGTGCGGAACGAGGAGACCAATCCAGTTATGCGTCACAATGTATCATGGCGCGTCGTCTGGTGGAACGGGGAGTACGCTTTGTTGAAATCATTGATGCCATCGGTGCCTGCCGTGATAACTGGGATGCGGCACATCGCGATATCGCCTCACATGAAAAGTATGCCCGTCGTGTGGATCAACCCATCGCCGCATTAATCAAAGACTTGAAACAACGTGGCTTACTGGAAGACACACTATTGGTTTTTTGTACCGAATTTGGACGTTCTCCCTGGGCTCAGGATGGGAAAGGCACCAAATCTCGCACGCATCACCCCAACGCCTTTTCCTGCTGGTTAGCTGGCGGCAGTGTACGAGGAGGAGCCGTTTACGGAGAAACAGACGACATCGGAAACTATGTCGTAAAAGATATGGTCCATGTACATGATTTTCATGCGACCATCTTACACATCATGGGACTCGATCACGAAAAACTCACATACCGACACGCGGGTCGTGATTTCCGACTGACCGATGTGCACGGACATGTCGTGCAGAAAATTCTCAAAGCATAG
- a CDS encoding DUF1559 domain-containing protein produces MLQFKVEKKHHGFTLIELLVVIAIIAILIAILLPAVQQAREAARRSSCKNNFKQVGLALHNYHDTFTAFPIGAGISGGCSGYSGSHMFSWGVRILPYLDQANIYNNLNFSGPTPFVPPNFNSSTCLSPVLPFLCPSNPQPDVIVNKAGAFAGALPDGMARTDMAGVADSISWRCNSGSGVRPTSVGNGVLYGISRVKMRDIIDGASNTLIVGEITGSLAQTGLNGNSYTGYDVFDTSNGINSIDTVPGGGAFAFRPQGFSSYHVGGAHFVLGDGSVRFISENIDQGTLSAITTRAGKEVVGEF; encoded by the coding sequence ATGTTACAATTCAAAGTCGAAAAGAAACATCATGGATTTACGCTAATTGAACTACTGGTTGTCATTGCCATAATCGCAATTTTAATCGCAATCTTACTGCCTGCAGTGCAACAGGCACGCGAGGCAGCACGACGCTCCTCCTGCAAAAACAACTTTAAGCAAGTCGGATTGGCTTTACATAACTATCACGACACCTTTACCGCGTTTCCCATCGGTGCTGGAATCAGTGGCGGTTGCAGCGGATACTCAGGAAGTCATATGTTTTCCTGGGGCGTGCGCATTCTGCCTTATCTGGATCAGGCAAATATTTATAACAATCTCAATTTTTCCGGTCCCACACCTTTTGTACCGCCCAACTTCAATTCGAGCACTTGTCTGTCTCCCGTGCTCCCGTTCCTCTGCCCCAGTAATCCTCAACCAGATGTGATCGTTAATAAAGCAGGCGCCTTTGCAGGTGCTCTGCCTGATGGCATGGCTAGAACAGATATGGCGGGCGTCGCCGATTCCATCAGCTGGAGATGCAATAGTGGTTCGGGGGTGCGACCGACCTCTGTCGGAAATGGTGTGCTCTATGGCATCTCCCGCGTCAAAATGCGCGACATAATTGACGGTGCAAGTAATACCCTGATCGTGGGTGAGATTACCGGTTCCCTCGCTCAAACCGGGTTGAACGGAAATTCATACACTGGCTATGACGTTTTCGATACCAGTAATGGCATCAACAGCATCGACACGGTCCCCGGTGGAGGTGCATTTGCATTTCGCCCTCAGGGTTTTTCCAGTTATCACGTCGGTGGTGCCCACTTTGTCCTCGGCGATGGATCTGTCCGCTTTATTTCCGAAAACATCGATCAGGGCACACTCTCTGCCATCACCACCCGTGCTGGTAAAGAAGTGGTCGGCGAATTTTAA
- a CDS encoding DUF1501 domain-containing protein — translation MNDQIIKQAMDVSRRYFLGHGAGVSLGAMALGLLEATKFAHADQRKAPGLAGLPHKLPRAKNVIFLTQSGGPSQIELFDHKPGLMKWAGKELPESVRRGQRLTTMTANQKQLIMPSRTKFKRYGESGATLGEWLPYHGEVADELCFIKSMVTDQINHAPAMTKFLTGHQLAGRPSIGAWTSYGLGSENRNLPDYLVLISKMKRPSDQPLYDHYWGSGFLPSRYQGVKLRNSKEPVLYLRDPDGLPRQVRRGMLNGIAELNQMRLKETGDPEIETRIRQYEMAWRMQSSIPELNDLSDEPESTFELYGPDSRRPGSYAANCVLARRLIERGVRFVQLFHPDWDHHSRLGSWCVARCRDTDQASAALVKDLKQRGLLDDTLVVWGGEFGRGVAGQGKWDSPEGGRDHHPRCFTMWLAGGGVKSGMTYGTTDDFSYNVAENPVHVRDLHATVLHLLGIDHERFSYRHQGLDFKLTGVEPSNIIKEILA, via the coding sequence ATGAATGATCAAATCATAAAACAGGCAATGGATGTTTCCCGCCGTTATTTTCTGGGACATGGAGCTGGAGTGAGCCTGGGAGCGATGGCTTTAGGGCTTCTAGAAGCAACAAAGTTCGCGCACGCTGATCAAAGGAAGGCACCGGGGTTGGCAGGTTTACCTCATAAACTTCCCCGCGCCAAGAACGTGATTTTTCTTACGCAATCAGGTGGTCCTTCACAGATTGAACTGTTCGATCATAAACCGGGACTGATGAAGTGGGCCGGCAAGGAATTGCCAGAAAGCGTGCGACGCGGGCAACGACTCACAACAATGACGGCGAATCAAAAACAATTGATTATGCCTTCGCGTACTAAGTTCAAGCGTTATGGAGAAAGTGGTGCGACACTCGGAGAGTGGTTGCCTTATCATGGAGAGGTAGCCGACGAACTCTGTTTTATTAAATCGATGGTGACCGATCAGATTAACCACGCCCCTGCAATGACGAAATTCCTCACAGGGCATCAACTCGCGGGACGACCGTCGATTGGTGCCTGGACCAGCTACGGGCTGGGTAGTGAGAATCGGAATCTGCCCGATTATCTGGTTTTGATTTCCAAGATGAAGCGTCCCAGTGATCAGCCACTTTACGATCATTATTGGGGTAGCGGTTTTTTGCCATCCCGCTATCAAGGAGTAAAGCTTCGTAATTCGAAAGAGCCCGTGCTTTATCTTCGTGATCCGGATGGACTCCCTCGTCAAGTGAGACGAGGAATGTTGAATGGCATTGCCGAATTGAATCAGATGCGTCTCAAAGAAACGGGTGACCCGGAAATAGAAACGCGAATTCGTCAGTATGAAATGGCCTGGCGGATGCAGTCCAGTATTCCCGAGTTAAATGATTTGAGTGATGAACCGGAATCCACATTTGAGCTCTATGGACCCGATTCGCGTCGTCCGGGTAGCTATGCCGCCAACTGTGTGCTGGCAAGACGACTGATCGAACGCGGCGTGCGTTTCGTGCAGTTGTTTCACCCGGACTGGGATCATCATAGTCGCCTGGGGTCGTGGTGTGTGGCGCGTTGTCGTGATACTGATCAGGCCAGCGCGGCATTGGTCAAAGATCTCAAACAACGTGGGTTGTTGGATGATACATTGGTCGTTTGGGGCGGTGAATTTGGTCGGGGAGTTGCCGGTCAGGGGAAGTGGGACAGTCCCGAAGGGGGCCGCGATCATCATCCTCGCTGTTTCACAATGTGGCTGGCAGGTGGGGGTGTCAAGTCAGGCATGACTTATGGTACCACTGATGATTTCAGTTACAACGTCGCCGAAAATCCGGTGCATGTGCGCGACCTGCATGCCACTGTGTTACATTTACTTGGGATCGATCATGAACGTTTTTCGTATCGACATCAGGGTCTCGATTTCAAACTGACGGGTGTCGAACCGTCGAATATCATAAAGGAAATTCTGGCATGA
- a CDS encoding alpha/beta hydrolase, with amino-acid sequence MKRFMMIMFLIPGMQLSMLSFANAREPDAIIDIWPGLAPGETTRETGRPLPRRPNENPPATRVKNITRPQLHVFQPPVEKRNGTAVLIFPGGGYSYVVTDKEGSEAAEWLNQLGITAFVVHYRTKQQKTPTPQTNQKLPPFSERPLQDGQRALSLVRKRAKEWGIKPDRIGVIGFSAGGQAASLVTTRFEDRSYKPQDKVDDVSCRPNFSLLIYPWRLLDEKTEKLNEVITISKKTPPTFLAHAHNDSATPLSSIEFYTALKQNGVGAELHIYETGGHGYGMRPVENSNVDTFPSRAEDWLRQRSLISSRKH; translated from the coding sequence ATGAAGCGGTTCATGATGATCATGTTTCTCATCCCTGGCATGCAGCTGAGCATGCTAAGTTTTGCTAATGCACGTGAACCAGATGCAATCATCGACATCTGGCCGGGGCTTGCTCCTGGCGAGACGACGCGTGAGACAGGCAGACCACTTCCCAGACGCCCTAATGAAAATCCTCCAGCGACGCGCGTCAAGAATATTACACGACCTCAGTTACATGTCTTTCAACCTCCTGTTGAAAAACGGAACGGGACGGCGGTTTTGATCTTTCCCGGTGGTGGATATAGTTATGTGGTAACGGACAAAGAAGGTTCCGAGGCGGCTGAATGGCTGAATCAATTAGGTATTACGGCATTTGTCGTTCATTATCGCACAAAGCAACAAAAAACGCCCACTCCTCAGACCAATCAGAAATTACCTCCTTTTTCGGAGCGACCGCTTCAGGATGGACAACGGGCATTGAGCCTGGTTCGCAAGCGCGCTAAAGAATGGGGCATCAAGCCAGATCGGATTGGTGTGATCGGCTTTTCTGCCGGAGGGCAGGCAGCGTCGCTTGTCACGACCCGGTTTGAAGATCGCTCCTACAAACCACAAGATAAGGTCGATGATGTCTCTTGCCGCCCCAATTTTAGCTTGTTGATTTATCCCTGGCGGCTGCTCGATGAAAAAACGGAGAAGCTGAATGAAGTTATCACCATTTCGAAAAAGACCCCACCCACGTTTCTTGCGCACGCTCACAACGATAGCGCCACTCCGTTAAGTAGCATCGAGTTTTATACCGCGTTAAAACAGAATGGTGTGGGGGCTGAACTACACATTTATGAAACAGGAGGGCACGGTTACGGGATGCGGCCAGTTGAAAATTCCAACGTCGATACTTTTCCAAGTCGCGCCGAAGACTGGCTTCGCCAAAGGTCGCTTATTTCCTCCAGAAAGCATTAA
- a CDS encoding sugar phosphate isomerase/epimerase family protein yields the protein MSFKQLNKPNAPRIGTAKMNRITRREFLYSTSAATAGLTGINWLEAGKSARPELTLGFSLYGMPHLKTEQAIQAVAEIGYDSVELCLMDQWDATPLKLNTKRRQEVSKKLDDTGLKLTSLMEHCSLPGSKTSQQKVLERLKRAAELGHTLKPVHSPLIETTAGNGKWEALKNEMRDNLGAWAKIAESTKTVIAVKPHRGGVVDRPEQGVWLVQQINSPWIRLNYDYSHFTHRNISLADSMRTMMPFTSLIQVKDTIKKDKKVHFVLPGESGEIDYSKLLKLAVQAGYQGDICCEVSSMVFKQKGYEPIVAAKTCYQNLAPAFDKAGISRG from the coding sequence ATGTCATTTAAACAGTTAAATAAACCGAATGCTCCCCGCATAGGAACAGCAAAGATGAATCGAATCACAAGACGTGAGTTTCTTTATTCGACCAGTGCAGCCACCGCCGGTCTCACAGGAATCAACTGGCTGGAAGCAGGGAAATCAGCCAGGCCTGAGCTCACACTGGGCTTCAGTCTTTATGGAATGCCCCATTTAAAAACCGAACAGGCGATCCAGGCTGTCGCTGAGATTGGTTATGACTCTGTCGAGCTATGCCTGATGGATCAATGGGACGCCACGCCCTTAAAACTCAATACCAAACGACGCCAGGAGGTCTCTAAAAAACTGGATGATACGGGATTAAAACTAACATCGCTCATGGAGCACTGTAGCCTGCCCGGTTCAAAAACAAGTCAGCAAAAGGTTCTGGAACGTCTCAAGCGGGCGGCAGAATTAGGTCATACTTTAAAACCAGTACACTCTCCACTAATTGAAACGACGGCCGGAAACGGAAAATGGGAGGCGCTAAAAAATGAAATGCGGGACAATCTGGGAGCATGGGCCAAGATTGCCGAAAGCACGAAAACGGTGATCGCCGTTAAACCTCATCGGGGCGGTGTTGTTGATCGACCCGAGCAAGGCGTCTGGCTGGTTCAACAAATCAATAGTCCCTGGATTCGCTTAAACTATGATTATAGTCACTTTACGCATCGAAATATTTCACTCGCAGATTCCATGCGGACGATGATGCCGTTTACCAGCCTGATTCAGGTTAAAGACACCATCAAGAAAGACAAAAAAGTACACTTTGTCCTTCCTGGCGAAAGTGGTGAAATCGATTATTCCAAACTACTCAAACTGGCCGTGCAAGCAGGCTATCAGGGAGATATCTGTTGTGAAGTCAGTAGTATGGTTTTTAAACAAAAAGGCTACGAGCCGATTGTTGCCGCAAAAACCTGTTATCAGAATCTGGCTCCGGCTTTTGATAAGGCGGGAATTTCACGCGGTTAG
- a CDS encoding LacI family DNA-binding transcriptional regulator, with the protein MSGTVELVTVKTVAKAADCAVSTVSRALRDDPSISEAAKQRIRQVAESLDYRPLRRRRPKANPSQNTPSILQGKRLLALSLGLDRSLISLPVVSSAFSGVEDAFSELGVRFQIAHIPDMHAVPSHLDFDQIDGLFLMGALQGKMLIESNNTLLNRLSQIPSVWLLGRPEGCSGDFVGANDVQVGAKAADYLADYGHRNVAFLSPKPNHLIMMNRETGFVSQAMRRGLHVQRFVDAPSEGWSLPIKPPLSTEAVQHLVDQLLKAKKRPTALFAGSDSVAAVVYGSLARRGIKVGEEISVISGNNDHAFITGLYPQLTTFDIHAHDIGRLAVRQMETRLAMGNAIANVDLTLESHLTQGESVCHLNS; encoded by the coding sequence GTGAGTGGAACTGTTGAACTCGTTACAGTAAAAACAGTCGCCAAAGCAGCTGACTGTGCAGTGAGTACGGTGAGCCGCGCATTACGTGATGACCCTTCGATAAGCGAAGCGGCAAAACAGCGCATCCGACAAGTGGCAGAGTCATTAGATTACCGTCCGCTCAGACGCCGACGTCCTAAAGCAAATCCCAGCCAGAATACACCCAGTATTCTCCAAGGCAAGCGCTTGCTCGCCCTCTCTTTAGGACTGGATCGATCGCTGATCTCACTCCCGGTTGTCAGCTCTGCGTTTAGTGGTGTCGAAGATGCATTCTCAGAACTGGGAGTCCGTTTTCAAATCGCTCACATTCCGGACATGCATGCTGTCCCCTCCCATTTAGATTTTGACCAGATTGACGGTCTGTTTCTGATGGGTGCACTTCAGGGAAAAATGCTGATCGAATCAAATAACACGTTATTAAATCGTTTATCACAAATTCCCTCTGTCTGGCTCTTAGGACGTCCCGAAGGTTGCTCAGGTGATTTTGTTGGCGCTAATGATGTTCAGGTTGGCGCGAAAGCCGCCGATTATCTTGCCGATTATGGACATCGCAATGTTGCCTTCTTGAGTCCCAAGCCCAACCACTTGATTATGATGAACCGTGAAACCGGCTTCGTTTCACAGGCAATGCGCCGCGGCTTACACGTGCAACGCTTTGTTGATGCTCCCTCAGAAGGATGGTCACTTCCCATAAAACCACCGCTGTCTACAGAGGCCGTTCAGCACCTTGTTGATCAACTTTTAAAGGCTAAAAAACGTCCCACTGCGCTCTTTGCAGGTTCCGACAGTGTCGCAGCCGTGGTTTATGGTTCACTGGCGCGGCGTGGAATCAAAGTTGGCGAAGAGATCAGTGTGATTTCAGGAAACAACGACCATGCCTTTATTACGGGTCTGTACCCACAATTAACTACGTTTGATATTCACGCCCATGATATTGGTCGGCTGGCAGTGCGTCAGATGGAAACCCGTCTGGCAATGGGCAATGCGATTGCAAACGTCGATTTAACCTTGGAATCACATCTGACTCAAGGTGAATCTGTATGTCATTTAAACAGTTAA
- a CDS encoding sialidase family protein, translating into MKQLLRSTCVISITLYSLHVSQAEWNHPQTQKLPHRHLGPFLKLSDGSLLAPDAKQVLISQDEGKSWAGKPLYKNPEKFHTSNERAIIKTRKGTIILAFMNLKERKFNWNDKKGGPQSDCYLPAYIVRSKDGGHTWLAPQIIQDHSWCGAIRSMIQTKSGRIIVAVSKAIANPGRHVMVTYYSDDEGATWNHSNMIDLGGSGDHDGAMEGTIVELKDGRIYALIRTRFGRFWEAFSTDEGASWRTIRPSQIPASSSPAILQRLESGRIVMLWNRFRDPERKKGRREELSIAFSDDECKSWSKPIIIARDLTPSGQKRENRVSYPYVLEVKPGQLWITTMQGPVRLTLKEEDFLTK; encoded by the coding sequence ATGAAGCAGCTTTTACGTTCAACCTGCGTGATATCAATCACTTTATACTCGTTACACGTTTCTCAGGCAGAATGGAATCATCCACAAACGCAAAAATTACCCCACCGCCATCTGGGACCGTTTCTCAAACTTTCAGATGGAAGCCTGTTGGCTCCGGATGCCAAACAGGTCTTAATAAGTCAAGATGAAGGAAAATCATGGGCTGGCAAACCCTTGTATAAAAATCCTGAAAAATTCCATACCAGTAATGAAAGAGCCATCATCAAAACACGTAAGGGTACGATCATCCTAGCTTTCATGAATTTGAAAGAACGAAAATTCAACTGGAATGATAAAAAGGGAGGTCCCCAGTCCGACTGCTATCTCCCTGCTTACATTGTACGTAGCAAAGATGGCGGCCATACCTGGCTGGCCCCTCAGATCATTCAGGACCATAGCTGGTGTGGCGCTATTCGCAGCATGATTCAAACCAAATCGGGACGCATCATTGTTGCCGTTTCCAAAGCCATCGCTAATCCGGGTCGGCATGTGATGGTCACATACTACTCGGACGATGAAGGAGCAACCTGGAACCACAGTAATATGATCGACCTGGGCGGTTCCGGCGATCACGACGGCGCGATGGAGGGCACAATTGTTGAATTGAAAGATGGCAGAATCTATGCATTGATCCGCACAAGATTTGGTCGCTTCTGGGAGGCATTCTCAACAGATGAAGGTGCTTCCTGGCGTACCATTCGTCCTTCGCAAATTCCAGCCAGCAGTTCCCCTGCCATTCTGCAACGACTGGAAAGTGGCCGGATCGTCATGCTATGGAATCGTTTCCGTGACCCGGAACGCAAAAAGGGACGGCGCGAGGAATTGTCTATTGCGTTTTCAGACGATGAATGTAAATCCTGGAGCAAACCCATCATCATCGCACGGGACTTAACACCTTCAGGTCAAAAGCGTGAAAACCGGGTTTCTTATCCGTATGTGCTGGAAGTCAAACCCGGACAACTCTGGATTACCACCATGCAAGGCCCCGTCCGCCTGACTCTGAAAGAAGAAGACTTCCTCACAAAATAA